In the genome of Limnobaculum zhutongyuii, one region contains:
- a CDS encoding DNA polymerase II: MNSVQQGFILTRHWRDTPSGIEIDYWLATDSGPQRIRLPLQQAVAFSPASSNARITTLLSSERGWSLRPLEMQDFSCQPVDGLYCRQYRQLQRIEKSLNESGITLYEADIRPPERYLMERFITAPVWFQGEQAADGSLINVRIKAAPDYRPNLTTVSLDIETTEHGELYSIGLYGCGQKQVYILGPENGTPHQSDFNLEYVASRPLLLQKLNQWIAEYDPDAIIGWNLVQFDLRVLQKHAERYQIPLTFGRDNSPLEWREHGFKQGHFFASASGRLIIDGIEALKSATWNFASFSLENVSRELLNEGKAIDNPYQRMDEINRMFREDKPALAYYNLMDCVLVTRIFDKTQLMTFLLERATVTGLAADRSGGSVAAFTHLYLPRMHRIGYVAPNLGTLPEEHSPGGYVMSSTPGLYDSVLVLDYKSLYPSIIRTFLIDPVGLIAGTLKEDQQQTVPGFRHARFSRTTHCLPNIVEQIWHGREEAKRSENKPLSQALKIIMNAFYGVLGSSGCRFFDPRLASSITLRGHEIMLKTRELIEQQGYQVIYGDTDSTFVWLKKAHTNQQANQIGRELVKHVNQWWQTMLKEEMGLESALELEFETHFNRFLMPTIRGAEQGSKKRYAGLILSDNGDDEIIYKGMETVRTDWTPLAQHFQQQLYSLIFHNQPYQEFIRDYVAKTLNGEFDSQLIYSKRLRRRLSEYQKNVPPHARAAKLADEYNQAHGRPLQYQNGGTIRYLITLQGPQPLENLQSPIDYQHYISRQLEPIADAILPFMHDNFDSLVTGQMGLF; this comes from the coding sequence GTGAATTCAGTTCAACAAGGTTTTATCCTGACGCGTCACTGGCGGGATACCCCTTCAGGCATTGAAATTGACTACTGGCTGGCAACAGACAGTGGCCCACAGCGTATACGTTTACCATTACAGCAAGCCGTTGCTTTTTCTCCCGCATCCAGCAATGCCCGTATCACCACACTGCTCTCCTCTGAACGAGGATGGAGTTTACGTCCGCTGGAAATGCAGGATTTTAGCTGCCAGCCGGTAGATGGATTGTACTGTCGCCAGTATCGTCAACTGCAACGCATAGAAAAGAGTTTGAACGAATCCGGTATTACGCTGTATGAAGCCGATATTCGCCCGCCGGAACGCTACCTGATGGAGCGCTTTATTACGGCGCCGGTCTGGTTTCAGGGAGAGCAAGCCGCCGATGGCAGCCTGATTAATGTCCGGATAAAAGCCGCGCCTGACTATCGCCCCAACTTAACTACCGTTTCTCTGGATATTGAAACCACAGAACATGGGGAGCTCTACTCTATTGGTCTGTATGGCTGTGGGCAAAAGCAAGTCTATATACTCGGCCCGGAGAATGGCACGCCTCACCAGAGTGACTTTAATCTTGAGTATGTTGCCAGCCGCCCCTTGCTGCTGCAAAAGTTAAATCAATGGATAGCTGAGTACGACCCCGATGCCATTATTGGCTGGAATCTGGTGCAGTTTGATTTGCGGGTGTTACAGAAACATGCGGAACGCTATCAGATACCCCTCACATTTGGCCGGGATAATAGTCCACTGGAATGGCGAGAACATGGCTTCAAACAAGGACATTTCTTTGCTTCTGCCAGCGGCAGATTAATTATTGATGGTATTGAAGCGTTGAAAAGCGCCACCTGGAACTTTGCTTCCTTTAGTCTGGAAAATGTTTCCCGGGAACTATTGAACGAAGGAAAAGCCATCGATAACCCCTACCAGCGAATGGATGAAATCAATCGCATGTTCAGGGAAGATAAACCTGCTCTGGCCTACTACAACCTGATGGACTGCGTGCTGGTAACTCGCATTTTTGATAAAACCCAGTTGATGACCTTCCTGTTAGAACGGGCAACGGTGACGGGTTTAGCAGCCGATCGCAGCGGCGGCTCGGTTGCGGCGTTTACCCATCTCTATCTTCCTCGTATGCATCGCATTGGCTATGTGGCACCTAATTTAGGCACTTTACCGGAAGAACACAGCCCCGGTGGCTATGTAATGTCTTCCACTCCCGGGCTATATGACTCAGTACTGGTTCTGGATTATAAAAGCCTGTATCCCTCAATTATTCGTACTTTTCTCATTGATCCCGTCGGTCTGATTGCCGGAACGTTAAAAGAAGATCAACAGCAAACGGTACCCGGTTTCCGTCATGCCCGTTTTTCCCGCACTACCCACTGTTTGCCCAACATTGTTGAGCAAATCTGGCACGGGCGTGAAGAAGCTAAACGTTCTGAGAATAAACCACTGTCTCAGGCGCTGAAAATTATCATGAATGCCTTTTATGGCGTGTTGGGTTCCAGCGGCTGTCGTTTTTTCGATCCTCGTCTTGCGTCGTCAATTACTCTGCGGGGGCATGAGATTATGCTAAAAACCCGGGAACTGATTGAACAACAGGGATATCAGGTGATCTACGGAGACACGGACTCAACGTTTGTCTGGCTAAAAAAGGCGCATACCAATCAACAGGCTAACCAAATAGGACGAGAGCTGGTTAAGCATGTTAATCAGTGGTGGCAAACCATGCTAAAAGAGGAGATGGGCCTTGAGTCAGCGCTGGAACTGGAGTTTGAAACTCACTTTAACCGCTTCTTAATGCCAACCATCCGCGGAGCCGAACAGGGCAGTAAAAAACGCTATGCAGGGCTGATTTTAAGCGATAATGGTGATGATGAGATAATTTATAAAGGCATGGAAACGGTACGAACCGACTGGACTCCGCTGGCGCAACATTTCCAGCAACAGTTGTACTCGTTGATATTTCATAATCAACCTTATCAGGAATTTATCCGCGATTATGTGGCAAAAACCCTTAATGGCGAATTTGATTCACAGCTGATCTACAGTAAACGGCTGCGCCGCCGTCTGTCGGAATACCAGAAAAATGTGCCGCCACATGCCAGAGCCGCAAAACTGGCCGATGAGTATAATCAGGCCCATGGTCGCCCCCTGCAGTATCAAAATGGGGGAACCATTCGCTATTTAATTACCCTACAGGGCCCGCAGCCGCTGGAAAACCTACAGTCACCCATTGACTATCAACACTATATTTCTCGTCAGTTAGAACCGATTGCTGATGCAATATTGCCGTTTATGCACGATAATTTTGATTCACTGGTTACTGGTCAAATGGGGTTGTTTTAA
- the rapA gene encoding RNA polymerase-associated protein RapA: MPFTLGQRWISDTESDLGLGTVVAQDARTVTLLFPAIGENRLYAKADSPITRVMFNPGDTITSHEGWQLLVDSVKEENGVLTYIGRRLDTNEENSTLREVMLDSKLTFSKPQDRLFAGQLDRMDRFSLRYRARKYQSEQYRMPWSGLTGIRASLIPHQLHIANEVGHRHAPRVLLADEVGLGKTIEAGMIIHQQLLAGRVERVLIVVPETLQHQWLVEMLRRFNLHFSLFDEERYAESRQDFDNPFETEQLVICSLNFVCQSKQRLNDLVEANWDLLVVDEAHHLAWSEEAPSRNYLAIEQLAQHTPGVLLLTATPEQLGQESHFARLRLLDPDRFHDYQEFVDEQQKYRPVADAVSLLVSGEKLDDQAKNSLSELISEQDIEPLLKAANLDSEENESARTELVNMLMDRHGTSRVLFRNTRQGVKGFPIRYLHQIKLPLPTQYQTAFKVAKIMNGKKPIGTQAHDMLYPEQIFQNFEGDSVSWLNFDPRVEWLMEYLKQNRNEKILVICAQAATALQLEQTLREREGIHAAVFHEGLSIIERDRAAAWFAAEENGAQVLLCSEIGSEGRNFQFASRLVMFDLPFNPDLLEQRIGRLDRIGQTRDIQIIVPYLENTAQAILIRWFHEGLDAFEHTCPTGRPVYDAVHDELMTYLAEPAEQAGFDDFIQRCRAKHLSLKAQLENGRDRLLEMNSNGGERAQALVQAIAEQDNNVDLIGFTINLFDIIGINQEDDSDNLMILTPSDHMLVPDFPGIPQDGCTITFDREKALSREDAQFISWEHPIVRNGLDLILSGDTGSCAVSLLKNKALPVGTMLMELIYVVEAQAPKNLQLTRFLPPTPIRLMMDRKGTNLAAQVGFESFNRQLSAVNRHTGSKLVNAVQKDIHEVLQMAETEIAKQAQALIDGAKQEADDTLTLEFNRLNALKAVNPTIRDDELQAIEDNRQQILDCLQQASWRLDAIRMIVVSHQ; the protein is encoded by the coding sequence ATGCCCTTTACTTTAGGTCAACGCTGGATTAGCGATACGGAAAGTGATTTAGGACTAGGAACAGTCGTTGCGCAGGATGCCCGAACCGTAACTTTATTGTTTCCTGCCATTGGGGAGAATCGGCTGTATGCTAAAGCTGACTCTCCGATAACCCGCGTCATGTTTAATCCGGGAGATACCATAACCAGCCACGAAGGTTGGCAGTTACTGGTTGACAGCGTTAAAGAAGAAAATGGCGTACTGACCTATATCGGTCGTCGTCTTGATACCAATGAAGAAAATAGCACTCTGCGGGAAGTGATGCTGGACAGCAAACTGACGTTCAGCAAACCCCAGGATCGCCTGTTTGCCGGCCAGCTCGATCGTATGGACCGTTTCAGTCTGCGCTATCGGGCAAGAAAATATCAAAGCGAACAGTACCGTATGCCGTGGAGCGGCCTGACCGGCATACGCGCCAGCTTAATTCCCCACCAATTACACATTGCCAATGAAGTTGGCCATCGCCACGCACCGCGTGTTTTACTGGCGGATGAAGTGGGTCTGGGAAAAACCATTGAAGCCGGAATGATTATCCACCAGCAATTACTGGCGGGTCGGGTTGAGCGGGTACTGATTGTGGTACCAGAAACCCTGCAACATCAATGGCTGGTTGAAATGCTGCGTCGCTTTAACCTGCATTTTTCTTTGTTTGATGAAGAGCGCTATGCAGAAAGTCGTCAGGACTTCGACAACCCATTTGAAACCGAACAGTTGGTTATCTGCTCCCTGAATTTCGTTTGCCAAAGCAAACAGCGCCTGAACGATCTGGTTGAAGCTAACTGGGATCTGCTGGTGGTTGATGAAGCCCACCATCTGGCCTGGAGCGAAGAAGCACCAAGCCGCAACTATCTGGCCATTGAACAGTTGGCTCAGCATACGCCCGGCGTGTTGTTGCTGACGGCAACCCCGGAACAGCTGGGACAAGAAAGCCATTTTGCTCGTCTGCGCCTGCTGGATCCGGATCGTTTCCATGATTATCAGGAGTTTGTCGACGAACAACAGAAATATCGCCCGGTTGCTGACGCAGTAAGTCTATTAGTCAGCGGCGAAAAGCTGGACGATCAGGCGAAAAATTCCCTGAGTGAATTAATCAGTGAACAGGATATTGAGCCATTATTAAAGGCGGCGAATCTTGACAGTGAAGAGAATGAATCAGCCCGTACAGAACTGGTTAATATGCTCATGGATCGCCACGGCACCAGTCGCGTTCTGTTCCGTAATACCCGTCAGGGTGTGAAAGGTTTCCCTATTCGCTATTTGCATCAGATAAAACTGCCTCTGCCAACTCAGTATCAAACCGCATTTAAAGTCGCCAAAATAATGAATGGCAAAAAGCCAATTGGTACTCAGGCGCATGACATGCTTTATCCTGAGCAAATCTTCCAGAATTTTGAAGGGGATAGCGTTAGCTGGCTGAATTTTGATCCGCGCGTTGAATGGCTGATGGAGTATTTGAAGCAAAATCGCAACGAAAAAATTCTGGTGATTTGTGCACAGGCCGCAACCGCTTTACAACTTGAACAGACGCTGCGCGAGCGTGAAGGTATTCATGCGGCCGTATTCCATGAAGGTTTATCCATCATAGAACGTGACCGGGCTGCTGCCTGGTTTGCCGCTGAAGAGAATGGCGCTCAGGTTCTGCTGTGTTCTGAAATTGGCTCTGAAGGCCGTAACTTCCAGTTTGCCAGCCGGTTAGTGATGTTTGACCTACCGTTTAATCCGGACCTGTTAGAACAGCGAATTGGTCGTCTGGACCGTATCGGCCAAACCCGCGATATCCAAATTATCGTGCCTTATCTGGAAAATACCGCTCAGGCTATTCTAATTCGTTGGTTCCATGAAGGGCTGGATGCCTTTGAGCACACCTGCCCAACCGGACGCCCGGTCTATGATGCAGTGCATGATGAACTGATGACTTATCTTGCCGAACCGGCTGAACAAGCTGGCTTTGATGATTTTATCCAGCGCTGTCGTGCGAAGCATCTTAGCCTGAAGGCTCAGTTAGAAAATGGCCGTGACCGCCTGCTGGAGATGAACTCCAACGGCGGAGAACGTGCTCAGGCGCTGGTTCAGGCGATTGCCGAGCAGGATAATAATGTTGACCTGATCGGCTTCACCATCAACCTGTTTGATATTATTGGTATCAATCAGGAAGATGACAGCGATAACCTGATGATCCTTACCCCTTCTGACCATATGTTGGTACCTGATTTTCCGGGAATTCCACAGGATGGCTGTACCATCACCTTTGACCGGGAAAAGGCACTGTCGCGGGAAGATGCGCAATTTATCAGTTGGGAGCATCCGATTGTACGTAATGGTCTGGATTTAATTCTGTCAGGGGACACCGGAAGTTGTGCCGTTTCCCTACTAAAAAATAAGGCTCTGCCCGTTGGTACCATGCTAATGGAGCTGATTTATGTGGTTGAAGCTCAGGCACCCAAAAACTTGCAGCTTACTCGTTTCCTGCCGCCAACACCGATTCGCCTGATGATGGATCGCAAAGGAACCAACCTTGCTGCACAAGTTGGCTTTGAAAGCTTTAACCGCCAGCTCAGCGCGGTAAATCGCCATACCGGCAGCAAACTGGTTAACGCAGTACAGAAAGATATTCATGAAGTACTGCAAATGGCAGAAACAGAAATCGCCAAACAGGCACAGGCATTGATTGATGGTGCCAAGCAGGAAGCGGATGATACCCTGACGCTGGAATTTAATCGTCTGAATGCGCTGAAAGCCGTCAATCCAACGATTCGTGATGACGAACTGCAAGCCATTGAAGATAACCGTCAACAAATTCTCGACTGCCTGCAGCAAGCCAGTTGGCGACTGGATGCCATACGTATGATAGTCGTTTCTCATCAATAA
- the rluA gene encoding bifunctional tRNA pseudouridine(32) synthase/23S rRNA pseudouridine(746) synthase RluA, whose amino-acid sequence MEAYHPSQDPWLYILYQDEHIMVVNKPSGLLSVPGKAPEHHDSIMARIQRDFPAAESVHRLDMATSGVMVVALNKAAERELKRQFREREPKKSYIARVWGHLEKDEGLIDLPLICDWPNRPKQKVCYDTGKSAQTEYQVMSRDDDGSTRVKLMPITGRSHQLRVHMLEMGHPILGDKFYAHPEAKAMASRLQLHAQELCIHHPAFDGPMHFKCEPDF is encoded by the coding sequence ATGGAAGCCTATCATCCTTCACAAGACCCCTGGTTATACATTCTGTATCAGGATGAACATATCATGGTGGTGAATAAACCCAGTGGCCTGCTCTCCGTTCCCGGCAAAGCACCGGAACACCACGACAGCATCATGGCGCGAATTCAACGTGATTTCCCCGCCGCCGAATCGGTCCATCGATTGGATATGGCGACCAGCGGTGTGATGGTAGTAGCGTTAAACAAAGCAGCAGAGCGAGAATTAAAACGGCAATTTCGTGAACGTGAGCCAAAAAAATCCTATATTGCCCGCGTCTGGGGACATCTGGAAAAAGATGAGGGATTAATTGATTTACCGCTGATTTGTGACTGGCCGAATCGACCAAAACAAAAAGTCTGTTATGACACGGGCAAAAGTGCCCAAACAGAATATCAGGTGATGAGTCGTGATGATGATGGCTCCACACGGGTAAAACTGATGCCAATTACCGGACGTTCTCACCAGCTGCGTGTACATATGCTGGAGATGGGCCATCCAATATTAGGCGATAAGTTTTATGCCCACCCGGAGGCTAAAGCGATGGCGTCACGGTTACAACTGCACGCACAGGAGCTATGCATCCATCACCCTGCGTTTGATGGTCCAATGCATTTTAAATGTGAACCGGACTTTTAA
- a CDS encoding AAA family ATPase, whose translation MLIVFSGLPGVGKTSIAKALTKKMGGVYLRIDSIEQAIRNAGVLLKDVGTSGYDTSYMLAKDNLLLGQTVIADCVNPVSWSRDNWMQVASDADVPGVDIEIICSDIDEHRLRVESRQSDIPHLVLPVWQQIVEKEYQEWKRPRIVVDSAGKDVEGCVDEILNHLQVCT comes from the coding sequence ATGTTAATCGTATTTAGCGGGTTACCAGGTGTCGGTAAAACTTCAATAGCCAAAGCACTAACAAAAAAGATGGGCGGTGTTTACCTTCGAATAGACTCTATTGAACAGGCCATTCGTAACGCTGGAGTGCTGCTGAAAGATGTGGGAACCTCCGGATACGACACCAGCTATATGCTGGCAAAGGATAACCTGTTGTTAGGGCAAACAGTGATTGCTGACTGTGTGAATCCGGTTAGCTGGTCGCGGGATAACTGGATGCAGGTTGCTTCTGATGCAGACGTTCCTGGTGTGGATATTGAGATTATCTGTAGTGATATTGATGAACATCGCCTGCGGGTCGAATCCCGCCAGAGCGATATTCCTCATCTGGTTCTGCCCGTCTGGCAGCAAATTGTAGAAAAAGAGTATCAGGAGTGGAAACGTCCGCGCATTGTAGTTGATAGCGCGGGTAAGGATGTGGAAGGCTGTGTGGACGAGATTCTGAACCATCTTCAGGTGTGTACCTGA
- the djlA gene encoding co-chaperone DjlA produces MQYWGKILGVILGVISGGGFWAIVLGLIVGHMVDNVRRARRGGFFANQQARQALFFRTTFQVMGHLTKSKGRVTEVDIQNASMIMDRMQIHGLRRSDAQQAFREGKQSGYPLREKLRELKSICFGRADLIRMFLEIQLQAAFADGVLHPNERQVLYVIAEELGISRVQLDQLLSMIDSGRQFGQSGGWQGQQHSGYRPASGPTLEDACKVLGVKPGDDAATIKRAYRKLMTEHHPDKLVAKGLPQEMMEMAKQKAQEIQGAYDLIKREKGFK; encoded by the coding sequence ATGCAGTATTGGGGAAAAATCCTTGGGGTTATATTAGGTGTGATATCCGGTGGTGGCTTCTGGGCAATCGTTCTGGGGCTGATTGTTGGTCACATGGTAGACAATGTAAGAAGAGCTCGTCGCGGTGGTTTTTTTGCTAATCAGCAGGCGCGTCAGGCGCTATTTTTCCGCACTACCTTTCAGGTTATGGGCCATTTGACCAAATCAAAAGGTCGGGTAACCGAAGTTGATATTCAAAACGCGTCTATGATTATGGATCGTATGCAGATACATGGTCTGCGTCGCAGTGATGCCCAGCAAGCGTTTCGTGAAGGTAAGCAGAGTGGTTATCCTTTGCGGGAAAAACTGCGTGAGTTAAAAAGCATCTGTTTTGGTCGTGCCGATTTGATTCGTATGTTTCTGGAGATTCAACTGCAGGCAGCCTTTGCCGACGGCGTACTGCATCCCAATGAGCGTCAGGTGTTATATGTGATTGCTGAAGAGTTAGGTATTTCTCGTGTACAGTTAGATCAACTACTGAGCATGATTGATAGCGGTCGCCAGTTTGGGCAATCCGGCGGATGGCAAGGGCAGCAGCATAGTGGTTATCGCCCGGCATCCGGACCGACACTGGAAGATGCCTGTAAAGTATTAGGTGTAAAACCAGGTGATGATGCCGCCACCATAAAACGCGCCTATCGAAAATTAATGACAGAACATCATCCCGATAAGCTGGTGGCAAAAGGTTTACCACAAGAGATGATGGAGATGGCTAAACAGAAAGCTCAGGAGATTCAAGGTGCTTATGATTTAATTAAGCGAGAGAAGGGCTTTAAGTAA
- the lptD gene encoding LPS assembly protein LptD has protein sequence MKKRYPTLLATTIWMALYSQNALANPLAEQCRLGIPIYERPLVSGDPNSLPVNIESDDSQVNYPESAIFTGNVIVEQGNRLMIADQAEVNQTEQQGQAEPIRTVTATGNVKYDDNMIKLSGPKAWSNLNTKDTDLYQGNYQMVGRQGRGQADTMKLREDNRYAILENGTFTSCLPDDNSWSVVGSEIIHDNEEELAEIWNARFKIGPVPVFYSPYLQLPTGNKRRSGFLLPNAKYGNNSGFEFILPYYWNIAPNFDATITPHYIEQRGMQFQNEFRYLLSPGAGIMEFDWLKSDDQYASDFPNEKNTDRWLFYWNHNGVMDQHWRFNIDYTKLSDSRYLSDFTSEYGSSTDGYATQKYSVGYANQNWDATIAMKKFQIFASGGNINAYRAEPQIDINNYLYNIAGFDLHTYGQLSKFSSENPNNPTAVRAHLEPTFNYPIANNWGSIDSEFKLMATHYEQDFSDNFYKYYGTRAPDLKDSVNRVLPQYKISGKVVFDRPMDTWADFTQTLEPRVQYLYVPYKDQSDIYVYDSTLLQSDYTGLFRDRTYGGLDRIASANQVTTGLTTRVYDDRQNERFNASIGQIYFFEKSRTGDDDYYSNKIDENKETGSVVWAADSYWKIDSNFGLRGGVQYDTRLDTFAVGNAVAEYRKDSERVVQLSYRYASKEYVSAMTTNISNGYTAYNQDISQVGGIATWPIADRWSVTGAYYYDTKLKQSADGLIGVQYNTCCWAIGVGYERKIIGWNSKGDFQSDYDNKVSFNIELRGLSGNHNLGGSKMLRTGILPYQQAF, from the coding sequence ATGAAAAAACGTTATCCCACACTGCTGGCCACCACAATTTGGATGGCATTATATAGCCAGAATGCCTTGGCTAACCCTCTGGCCGAACAATGTCGGCTTGGAATCCCTATTTATGAGCGTCCGCTGGTGTCGGGCGATCCAAACTCTTTACCAGTCAATATTGAATCTGATGACAGTCAGGTTAACTATCCTGAAAGTGCCATTTTTACCGGCAACGTTATCGTTGAGCAGGGTAATCGGCTAATGATTGCCGATCAGGCAGAAGTAAACCAGACAGAACAGCAAGGTCAGGCTGAGCCGATCCGTACCGTTACGGCAACAGGCAACGTTAAGTATGATGACAATATGATCAAACTTAGCGGACCAAAAGCCTGGTCTAATTTAAATACTAAAGATACCGACCTTTATCAGGGTAACTATCAGATGGTTGGGCGCCAGGGGCGCGGTCAGGCTGATACCATGAAACTGCGGGAAGATAACCGTTATGCCATTTTAGAAAACGGTACCTTTACTTCCTGTCTGCCTGACGATAATAGCTGGAGCGTAGTCGGTTCTGAAATTATTCATGACAATGAAGAAGAACTGGCAGAAATTTGGAACGCCCGATTTAAAATTGGCCCGGTTCCGGTTTTCTATAGCCCTTATCTGCAATTACCTACCGGCAATAAGCGTCGTTCCGGTTTCCTGTTACCCAATGCCAAGTACGGTAACAACAGCGGTTTCGAATTTATTCTGCCGTATTACTGGAACATTGCACCAAACTTCGATGCCACCATTACACCACACTATATTGAACAGCGTGGTATGCAGTTCCAGAATGAGTTTCGTTACTTACTCTCCCCTGGTGCAGGCATCATGGAGTTTGACTGGCTGAAAAGTGATGACCAGTATGCCTCTGATTTCCCAAATGAGAAAAATACCGATCGCTGGTTATTCTACTGGAATCACAATGGGGTAATGGATCAACACTGGCGTTTCAATATCGACTATACCAAGCTTAGTGACAGTCGTTATTTAAGTGATTTTACCAGCGAATACGGTTCCAGTACCGATGGCTATGCTACCCAGAAATACAGTGTGGGATATGCTAATCAGAACTGGGATGCGACTATCGCAATGAAAAAATTCCAGATCTTCGCCAGCGGCGGTAACATTAACGCCTATCGCGCAGAGCCACAAATTGATATCAATAACTACCTGTACAACATTGCTGGTTTCGACTTGCATACTTATGGTCAGTTATCCAAATTCTCCAGTGAGAACCCAAATAACCCAACCGCAGTGCGGGCACACCTTGAGCCAACGTTTAACTATCCAATCGCCAATAATTGGGGAAGTATCGATAGTGAATTCAAACTGATGGCCACTCACTACGAGCAAGATTTTTCAGATAATTTCTATAAATATTATGGTACCAGAGCCCCAGACCTGAAAGATTCAGTCAATCGGGTATTACCGCAATACAAAATTTCCGGCAAAGTGGTGTTTGACCGTCCAATGGATACCTGGGCGGACTTTACTCAGACGCTGGAACCGCGGGTTCAATATCTCTATGTTCCGTATAAGGATCAGAGTGATATTTATGTTTATGACTCAACATTGCTACAGTCAGACTATACCGGCCTGTTCCGCGACCGTACCTACGGTGGTCTGGACCGTATCGCCTCAGCAAATCAGGTAACCACCGGTTTAACTACCCGGGTTTATGACGACCGTCAAAATGAGCGTTTTAATGCCTCTATCGGACAAATCTATTTCTTTGAGAAATCCCGTACCGGTGATGACGATTACTATTCAAATAAAATAGATGAGAATAAAGAAACCGGCAGCGTAGTTTGGGCTGCTGACAGCTATTGGAAGATTGACTCTAACTTCGGCCTGCGCGGTGGCGTACAATATGATACGCGTCTGGATACTTTTGCTGTCGGTAATGCGGTAGCCGAATATCGTAAAGACAGCGAGCGTGTCGTTCAGCTTAGCTATCGTTATGCCAGTAAAGAGTATGTGTCAGCCATGACCACTAACATATCTAACGGTTATACCGCGTATAATCAGGATATTTCACAAGTTGGTGGTATCGCAACCTGGCCAATTGCAGACAGATGGTCTGTTACTGGCGCATATTACTATGACACGAAACTAAAACAGTCTGCCGATGGTCTAATAGGCGTTCAGTACAACACTTGCTGTTGGGCAATTGGTGTCGGCTATGAACGAAAAATTATTGGCTGGAACTCGAAGGGTGACTTCCAGAGTGATTACGACAACAAGGTATCCTTTAACATCGAACTGCGCGGCTTAAGTGGCAACCATAACTTAGGCGGAAGCAAAATGTTACGTACCGGAATTTTGCCATATCAACAGGCTTTCTGA